The sequence GTTTTTCAGGATCGTTGCAGGTTTTTACAATTTCCAATTCTGGAATTTGCTCACATAACATTTTCAAGTACGTCAATCCCGGAAGCTCATCGTCCAGTAGCAAGCATTTCAGTTTTGTATCCAAGTAAATCTATTTTTAAATGAGCAATATAAACATCGTTTTCTACAAACTTATCCAATTTGAAATTATTCTTGTAGATAATTCGCAAGCGGTGTTCTAAAGTTGCGTGACCAAAACCGCTTCGTTCTTTTTTTAGAACTTTTTTATCCGAAATTTTATTCGAAACCGTCATAAAAAAAGCGTTATCTCTAAACTCAAAAACAACCGAAATAAAAGCGTCAGCACTTTGAAGATCGGCATGTTTAAAAGCATTTTCAATTAAATCGATAGAAATTAAAGGCGCCAATAAAGGCTGATCATATAATTTATCTTCTTTATTGATATTGGTTTTTATCTTCAATTCAAAAAGCGGACTAATTTTGATTTTATTGATTTCGATTAAATTCAGTGCAAAATCAATTTCTTCTTTCGCAGTGACAAATTTCTTTTTGCTTTCGTATAAAATATAATCCAAAACGTTTGCCAGTTTGTCTAAAGCGAAATACGTTTGATACGCATGGGACTGAATCGAATTCAAAATATTCTTAAACAAATGCGGATTCAGTTTTGATTCTAAAGTTTCGAGTTGCAAATCATTCACTTTTACTTCCAGCGCATAAAAACTTTTTTCGGCATCATCTTTTGCTTTTTTGGCCTGCATCAACAGATAAATCATAAAACAAATAATAATGACAAGCAATAAAAGAATTGCCAGAAAAATAAAAGTTGTGGTATTGTTTTCCTGCATAATGGTTTGAATAAAATAACTAACTAGAAAATACGACTCTTTTTGAACCGCAACAAATTGCGCCC comes from Flavobacterium sp. KACC 22761 and encodes:
- a CDS encoding sensor histidine kinase; this translates as MQENNTTTFIFLAILLLLVIIICFMIYLLMQAKKAKDDAEKSFYALEVKVNDLQLETLESKLNPHLFKNILNSIQSHAYQTYFALDKLANVLDYILYESKKKFVTAKEEIDFALNLIEINKIKISPLFELKIKTNINKEDKLYDQPLLAPLISIDLIENAFKHADLQSADAFISVVFEFRDNAFFMTVSNKISDKKVLKKERSGFGHATLEHRLRIIYKNNFKLDKFVENDVYIAHLKIDLLGYKTEMLATGR